From one Cupriavidus sp. P-10 genomic stretch:
- a CDS encoding proline racemase family protein, whose amino-acid sequence MRKQDAFDVIYTHTEGEPLCIVHSGIPYPAGSTILEKRAFLEEHYDWLRKALMREPRGHKDMFGVFLTPPSSPEYDAGLIYIDGTEYSHMCGHGTIAVSMAMVALGLVRRGENGITRIRFETTAGLVVSEVASEGDKVLWTRFENVPAYVAAQDIPVHLPGYGDLKADLVWGGNYFGIVDLSPCALRISPDNGTELSRLGILVREQIKEQMRIQHPTEAHINNLNFVTFWHQPTIEGAFYKNVHVFSAGQLDRSPGGTGTSAMMAMFEARGKLGMNQPILSEGLLGSGTFEGCLLGEVSLNGTRAVRPTVKGTASILGTARWLIDRNDPVGAGFLVR is encoded by the coding sequence ATGCGCAAGCAGGACGCGTTCGACGTCATCTACACCCACACCGAAGGGGAACCCCTTTGCATCGTCCACAGCGGCATTCCCTACCCCGCCGGATCGACCATCCTGGAAAAGCGTGCCTTCCTGGAAGAGCACTACGACTGGCTGCGCAAGGCGCTGATGCGTGAGCCGCGCGGGCACAAGGACATGTTCGGCGTGTTCCTCACGCCGCCGTCGAGCCCGGAGTACGACGCCGGCCTGATCTATATCGACGGCACCGAGTACTCGCATATGTGTGGCCACGGCACCATCGCCGTGAGCATGGCAATGGTCGCGCTGGGCCTGGTCCGCCGCGGCGAGAACGGCATCACCCGCATCCGCTTCGAGACCACGGCCGGGCTGGTGGTATCCGAGGTAGCCTCGGAAGGCGACAAGGTGCTGTGGACCCGCTTCGAGAACGTGCCCGCGTATGTGGCCGCGCAGGACATCCCGGTGCACCTGCCCGGCTACGGCGACCTGAAGGCCGACCTGGTCTGGGGCGGTAACTACTTCGGCATCGTCGACCTGTCGCCGTGCGCGCTGCGCATCTCGCCCGACAACGGCACCGAGCTGTCGCGCCTGGGCATCCTGGTGCGCGAGCAGATCAAGGAGCAGATGCGCATCCAGCATCCGACCGAAGCGCATATCAACAACCTGAACTTCGTCACCTTCTGGCACCAGCCCACGATCGAAGGCGCCTTCTACAAGAATGTCCACGTCTTCAGCGCCGGTCAGCTGGACCGCTCGCCCGGCGGCACCGGCACCAGCGCGATGATGGCGATGTTCGAGGCACGCGGCAAGCTCGGCATGAACCAGCCCATCCTGTCCGAGGGCCTGCTCGGAAGCGGCACGTTCGAGGGCTGCCTGCTTGGCGAAGTGAGCCTGAACGGCACCCGCGCAGTGCGCCCGACGGTCAAGGGCACCGCCAGCATCCTGGGCACGGCGCGCTGGCTGATCGACCGGAACGATCCGGTGGGGGCGGGGTTCCTGGTGCGCTGA
- a CDS encoding nucleobase:cation symporter-2 family protein, whose product MAPLLFKVEDRPPRITTVLLALQHLLAALGGIIAVPLVIGGALKLPTPEIIALVNAALIGSGVVTIIQCKGVGPVGIRLPCVMGTSFSFVGAAISVGAEHGVAGILGSALAGSLLMIVGSHFMPTIRKLFPHTVTSVVVTMIGLSLIPVAVDWAAGGRGSPQYGAVGNLAIAAFVLALVIAMVQWGKGMISASAIVIGILGGYLLCLALGLVDFTQMRNAPVLALPQPLHFGLAFPVSGIVAMAIAYLVTTVESTGTFMALGSATQTPITGNKLSRGILCDGFGSAFAALISSPPLSTFAQNVGVVSLTGVASRHVVALTGVMLLLAGLFPVLGALVVTIPQPVLGGAGLMMFAMIVSGGINMLSRIEFTQRNTLIVAVSIGCGLAVTFRPELLSRLPLFVQEVFGSGISVGSLVAVTLNLVLPGGKAEAAEEAQHDEVAQTSGELA is encoded by the coding sequence ATGGCGCCTTTGCTGTTCAAGGTGGAAGACCGTCCGCCGCGCATCACTACCGTGCTGTTGGCACTTCAGCATCTGCTCGCCGCCCTCGGCGGCATTATCGCGGTACCGCTGGTGATCGGCGGGGCATTAAAGCTGCCAACCCCGGAAATCATTGCCCTGGTGAATGCCGCCCTGATCGGCTCGGGCGTGGTGACGATTATTCAATGCAAGGGCGTGGGCCCGGTGGGGATCCGCTTGCCGTGCGTGATGGGCACCAGCTTTTCCTTCGTCGGCGCTGCCATCAGCGTGGGCGCCGAGCACGGCGTGGCCGGCATCCTGGGCTCGGCGCTGGCCGGTTCGCTGCTGATGATCGTCGGCAGTCATTTCATGCCCACCATCCGCAAGCTGTTTCCCCATACCGTCACCAGCGTGGTCGTCACCATGATCGGCCTGTCGCTGATCCCGGTTGCGGTGGACTGGGCCGCCGGTGGCCGAGGCAGCCCCCAGTATGGCGCGGTCGGCAACCTGGCGATCGCGGCCTTCGTGCTGGCGCTGGTGATCGCCATGGTGCAGTGGGGCAAGGGCATGATCTCGGCCTCCGCCATCGTGATCGGCATCCTGGGCGGCTACCTGCTGTGCCTGGCGCTGGGGCTGGTCGATTTCACGCAGATGCGCAATGCGCCGGTGCTGGCGCTGCCGCAGCCGCTGCACTTCGGCCTGGCGTTCCCGGTATCCGGCATCGTGGCGATGGCGATTGCCTACCTGGTGACGACGGTGGAATCCACCGGCACCTTCATGGCACTCGGCTCGGCCACGCAAACGCCGATCACGGGCAACAAGCTGTCGCGCGGGATCCTGTGCGACGGCTTCGGCTCCGCCTTTGCCGCGCTGATTTCGAGCCCGCCGCTGTCCACCTTCGCGCAGAACGTCGGCGTGGTGTCGCTGACCGGTGTCGCCAGCCGCCACGTGGTGGCGCTGACCGGCGTGATGCTGCTGCTGGCCGGGCTGTTCCCGGTGCTGGGCGCGCTGGTGGTGACGATTCCGCAGCCGGTGCTCGGCGGCGCCGGCCTGATGATGTTCGCCATGATCGTCTCGGGCGGCATCAACATGCTGAGCCGGATCGAGTTCACGCAGCGCAATACGCTGATCGTGGCCGTGTCGATCGGCTGCGGCCTGGCGGTGACCTTCCGCCCGGAGCTGCTGTCCAGGCTGCCGCTGTTCGTGCAGGAAGTGTTCGGCTCGGGCATCTCGGTGGGGTCGCTGGTGGCGGTGACGCTGAACCTGGTGCTGCCGGGCGGCAAGGCTGAAGCCGCCGAGGAGGCGCAGCACGACGAAGTGGCGCAGACTTCCGGCGAACTGGCCTGA